In Candidatus Binatia bacterium, the genomic stretch ACCGCCAAAGACTACGCCGAGGCGCCGCTTGAGCAGCTCGGCGAAGAAGTCCGCCGGATCAACTTCTCGCGCGTGAAGAGCCGGCGCATCCAAGACTGCTGCACGGCGCTCGTTGACCACTTCAACGGCGAGGTACCGCAAAATCTCGACGACCTTCTAACGCTCCCCGGCGTGGGACGCAAAACCGCCAACGTTGTCCTCGGCAACGCGTTCGGCCGTCAGGCGATCGGCGTCGATACGCACGTGATGCGCCTCTCGCAGCGGCTCGGCCTGACCAACAATACGAACCCGGACAAGATCGAGTTCGATCTGATGCAACTGGTGCCGGAGGACAAGCGCGTGCGCTTCTGCCACTTGTTTCAGTACCACGGCCGGCGCGTGTGTGTCGCGAAAAAACCTAAATGTCCGGTCTGCGAGATCCAGGACCTCTGTCCCTATCCAAACAA encodes the following:
- the nth gene encoding endonuclease III, yielding MATQPKTNPDFKATRARVKEIIERLEKVHPDAKLALDFTNPLELLISLILAAQSHDSLVNQITPALFAKYRTAKDYAEAPLEQLGEEVRRINFSRVKSRRIQDCCTALVDHFNGEVPQNLDDLLTLPGVGRKTANVVLGNAFGRQAIGVDTHVMRLSQRLGLTNNTNPDKIEFDLMQLVPEDKRVRFCHLFQYHGRRVCVAKKPKCPVCEIQDLCPYPNKTKA